A genomic region of Dunckerocampus dactyliophorus isolate RoL2022-P2 chromosome 10, RoL_Ddac_1.1, whole genome shotgun sequence contains the following coding sequences:
- the ipo13b gene encoding importin-13 isoform X1, which translates to METPGRITTTPDALDFTVENVEKALHQLYYDPNIDNKNLAQKWLMQAQVSPQAWQFCWALLSPDKVPEIQYFGASALHTKISRYWSDIPSDQYESLKSQLFSQIACFSAGSKMVLTRLCVALASLALNTMPEAWPGAVAEMVRVFQEEGGGVDGRARCLALLELLTVLPEEFQTSRLPQYRKGLVRGALGQEWGSVCPLLQQLLRRTDSPGAVKARVLRCLSSWVLLDVPLSESEGLVQDCFSALPDPELFDTAVEALVNTISQPDSQRYVNTLLKLVPRVLALQDQLREAVQNGDMETCHGICRIAVTLGENHSRTLLEQVDHWQSFLALVNMIMFCTGIPGHYPVNETTSSLTLTFWYTLQDEIISFESDKQAVYLQVYRPVYFQLVDVLLHKAQFPSDQEYASWSSDEKEQFRIYRVDISDTLMYVYEMLGAELLSNLYDKLGRLLTNTEQPASWQHTEALLYGFQSIAETIDVNYSDVIPGLIGIIPRININNVQLADTVMFTIGALAEWLADHPVMLSSVLPLVLQALGNPDLSISSVSTLKKICRECKCDLPPYATNIVAVSQEVLIKQIHKTSQCMWLMQALGFLLSALPVEDILRNLHSLITPYIQQLEKLADETPNPSNKLAIIHILGLLSNLFTTLDISKQDDESADGSAVPVKTAPPPPGPNPVVVVLQQVFALIQNVLSKWLNDSQVVEAVCAIFEKSVKTLLHDFAPMVSQLSEMLGQMYSTIPQASALDLTRQMVHIFASQTDHFPPIKSLFELVTSVTLSIFQQGPRDHPDIVDSFMQLQAQALKRKPDLYLSESLDVKAVFHCGVLSLKFPEAPTVKSTCLFFTELLPHCSDVPPVARVVQEDGKLLIQALLEGIGGGASRSLMDQFAEVLFSLNKHCFSLLTVWLKVALQPPGFPSSRVTSEQKDNFSQHILRERVNKRRVKDIVKEFTLLCRGLHGTEYAAEY; encoded by the exons ATGGAGACGCCGGGGAGGATAACAACCACACCGGATGCTTTGGACTTCACGGTGGAAAACGTAGaaaag GCCCTTCACCAGTTGTACTATGATCCCAACATTGACAACAAGAATCTTGCCCAGAAGTGGCTTATGCAGGCCCAGGTCTCTCCTCAGGCTTGGCAGTTCTGCTGGGCTCTGCTCAGCCCAGACAAG GTGCCGGAGATCCAGTATTTTGGCGCGAGTGCACTTCACACCAAGATCTCCCGCTACTGGTCGGACATTCCCAGCGACCAGTATGAGTCTCTGAAGAGCCAGTTGTTCTCTCAGATCGCCTGTTTCTCCGCGGGCTCTAAGATGGTGCTCACGCGGCTGTGCGTGGCCCTGGCCTCGCTGGCACTCAACACCATGCCCGAGGCCTGGCCTGGCGCCGTGGCCGAGATGGTGCGGGTGTTCCAGGAAGAGGGGGGAGGGGTGGACGGGCGAGCACGGTGCCTGGCGCTGCTGGAGCTGCTCACCGTTCTTCCTGAGGAGTTCCAGACGAGCCGCCTACCACAGTATCGAAAGGGGCTG GTCCGGGGCGCCCTGGGACAGGAATGGGGGTCGGTGTGTCCCCTACTGCAGCAACTTCTGCGAAGGACGGACAGCCCCGGGGCGGTGAAAGCTCGCGTGCTGCGCTGCCTGTCTTCCTGGGTGCTGCTGGATGTGCCCCTCAGTGAGAGCGAGGGCCTAGTGCAAGACTGCTTCAGCGCCTTACCCGACCCCGAGCTCTTCGACACCGCCGTGGAGGCATTGGTCAACACCATCTCGCAGCCTGACTCCCAAAG ATATGTGAACACTTTGTTGAAGCTGGTTCCTCGAGTGCTGGCTCTTCAGGATCAACTACGAGAGGCCGTCCAGAACGGAGACATGGAGACGTGCCACGGCATCTGCCGTATTGCCGTCACGCTGGGAGAGAACCACTCCAG GACTCTTCTGGAGCAGGTGGACCACTGGCAGAGCTTCCTGGCTCTAGTCAACATGATCATGTTTTGCACAGGCATCCCTGGCCACTATCCGGTCAATGAGACCACCAGCTCCCTCACACTCACCTTCTGGTATACACTACAA GATGAAATCATATCATTTGAGTCAGACAAGCAAGCGGTGTACCTCCAAGTCTACAGGCCGGTGTATTTCCAGCTGGTGGACGTCCTGCTCCACAAAGCACAGTTCCCCTCGGACCAAGAGTACGCGTCCTGGTCCTCAGATGAGAAAGAGCAGTTCCGCATCTACAG GGTGGATATCTCAGACACGCTAATGTACGTGTACGAGATGCTGGGTGCCGAGCTGCTGAGTAATCTGTATGACAAACTGGGACGACTGTTGACTAACACAGAACAGCCCGCTTCGTGGCAG CACACAGAAGCATTGCTGTATGGCTTCCAGTCCATAGCAGAGACGATAGACGTCAATTACTCTGACGTCATTCCGGGCCTCATAGGTATCATCCCCAGAATCAACATCAACAACGTTCAGCTAGCGGACACCGTGATGTTTACTATCG GTGCTTTGGCTGAGTGGTTGGCAGACCACCCGGTGATGCTCAGCAGCGTTCTGCCCCTTGTGCTGCAAGCTCTTGGTAACCCGGACCTTTCTATTTCCTCTGTGTCGACGCTGAAGAAGATCTGCAGGGAATGCAAATGTGACCTTCCACCTTACGCAACCAACATAGTTGCTGTGTCTCAG gaggTTCTCATAAAGCAGATCCACAAG ACGAGTCAGTGCATGTGGCTGATGCAGGCGCTTGGCTTCCTGCTCTCGGCGCTGCCTGTGGAGGACATCCTGAGGAACCTTCACTCTCTCATCACCCCTTACATTCAGCAATTGGAGAAATTAGCAGATGAGACG CCTAATCCGTCCAATAagttagctatcatccacatctTGGGGCTCCTTTCCAATTTGTTCACCACGTTGGACATCAGCAAGCAGGATGATGAATCAGCGGATGGCTCAGCTGTTCCTGTCAAAACAGCCCCTCCTCCACCTGGACCCAACCCA GTTGTGGTGGTTTTGCAGCAAGTGTTTGCCCTCATACAGAATGTCCTCAGCAAGTGGCTGAATGACTCACAGGTCGTCGAG GCTGTGTGCGCCATCTTCGAGAAGTCCGTGAAGACACTGCTGCACGATTTTGCGCCCATGGTGTCTCAGCTCAGCGAGATGCTCGGACAGATGTACAGTACGATTCCTCAAGCCTCCGCCCTCGACCTCACGAGACAG ATGGTGCATATTTTTGCTAGCCAAACGGACCACTTCCCGCCCATCAAGTCTCTGTTTGAGCTCGTTACCTCGGTAACGTTGTCCATCTTCCAGCAAG GACCCAGGGATCATCCTGATATTGTTGATTCATTTATGCAACTCCAAGCTCAG GCCCTCAAACGGAAGCCCGATTTGTACTTGTCTGAGAGTCTTGACGTGAAAGCGGTGTTCCACTGTG GAGTCCTATCACTGAAATTTCCAGAGGCTCCGACCGTCAAGTCGACATGTCTGTTCTTT ACTGAACTGCTGCCCCACTGCTCAGATGTGCCTCCGGTTGCCAGGGTGGTGCAAGAAGACGGAAAGCTGTTGATCCAGGCCCTGCTGGAG gGTATTGGGGGCGGGGCTTCCCGGAGCCTGATGGACCAGTTTGCAGAGGTGCTTTTCAGCCTGAACAAGCACTGCTTCTCCCTGCTGACCGTGTGGCTGAAGGTTGCGCTGCAGCCGCCAGGCTTCCCGTCGTCGCGGGTCACATCGGAACAGAAGGACAACTTTTCACAGCACATACTCAG AGAACGAGTGAACAAGAGGAGGGTGAAGGACATTGTAAAGGAATTCACACTGCTGTGCAGGGGCTTGCACGGCACAGAATACGCTGCCGAGTACTGA
- the ipo13b gene encoding importin-13 isoform X2, giving the protein METPGRITTTPDALDFTVENVEKALHQLYYDPNIDNKNLAQKWLMQAQVSPQAWQFCWALLSPDKVPEIQYFGASALHTKISRYWSDIPSDQYESLKSQLFSQIACFSAGSKMVLTRLCVALASLALNTMPEAWPGAVAEMVRVFQEEGGGVDGRARCLALLELLTVLPEEFQTSRLPQYRKGLVRGALGQEWGSVCPLLQQLLRRTDSPGAVKARVLRCLSSWVLLDVPLSESEGLVQDCFSALPDPELFDTAVEALVNTISQPDSQRYVNTLLKLVPRVLALQDQLREAVQNGDMETCHGICRIAVTLGENHSRTLLEQVDHWQSFLALVNMIMFCTGIPGHYPVNETTSSLTLTFWYTLQDEIISFESDKQAVYLQVYRPVYFQLVDVLLHKAQFPSDQEYASWSSDEKEQFRIYRVDISDTLMYVYEMLGAELLSNLYDKLGRLLTNTEQPASWQHTEALLYGFQSIAETIDVNYSDVIPGLIGIIPRININNVQLADTVMFTIGALAEWLADHPVMLSSVLPLVLQALGNPDLSISSVSTLKKICRECKCDLPPYATNIVAVSQEVLIKQIHKTSQCMWLMQALGFLLSALPVEDILRNLHSLITPYIQQLEKLADETPNPSNKLAIIHILGLLSNLFTTLDISKQDDESADGSAVPVKTAPPPPGPNPVVVVLQQVFALIQNVLSKWLNDSQVVEAVCAIFEKSVKTLLHDFAPMVSQLSEMLGQMYSTIPQASALDLTRQMVHIFASQTDHFPPIKSLFELVTSVTLSIFQQVSHRDR; this is encoded by the exons ATGGAGACGCCGGGGAGGATAACAACCACACCGGATGCTTTGGACTTCACGGTGGAAAACGTAGaaaag GCCCTTCACCAGTTGTACTATGATCCCAACATTGACAACAAGAATCTTGCCCAGAAGTGGCTTATGCAGGCCCAGGTCTCTCCTCAGGCTTGGCAGTTCTGCTGGGCTCTGCTCAGCCCAGACAAG GTGCCGGAGATCCAGTATTTTGGCGCGAGTGCACTTCACACCAAGATCTCCCGCTACTGGTCGGACATTCCCAGCGACCAGTATGAGTCTCTGAAGAGCCAGTTGTTCTCTCAGATCGCCTGTTTCTCCGCGGGCTCTAAGATGGTGCTCACGCGGCTGTGCGTGGCCCTGGCCTCGCTGGCACTCAACACCATGCCCGAGGCCTGGCCTGGCGCCGTGGCCGAGATGGTGCGGGTGTTCCAGGAAGAGGGGGGAGGGGTGGACGGGCGAGCACGGTGCCTGGCGCTGCTGGAGCTGCTCACCGTTCTTCCTGAGGAGTTCCAGACGAGCCGCCTACCACAGTATCGAAAGGGGCTG GTCCGGGGCGCCCTGGGACAGGAATGGGGGTCGGTGTGTCCCCTACTGCAGCAACTTCTGCGAAGGACGGACAGCCCCGGGGCGGTGAAAGCTCGCGTGCTGCGCTGCCTGTCTTCCTGGGTGCTGCTGGATGTGCCCCTCAGTGAGAGCGAGGGCCTAGTGCAAGACTGCTTCAGCGCCTTACCCGACCCCGAGCTCTTCGACACCGCCGTGGAGGCATTGGTCAACACCATCTCGCAGCCTGACTCCCAAAG ATATGTGAACACTTTGTTGAAGCTGGTTCCTCGAGTGCTGGCTCTTCAGGATCAACTACGAGAGGCCGTCCAGAACGGAGACATGGAGACGTGCCACGGCATCTGCCGTATTGCCGTCACGCTGGGAGAGAACCACTCCAG GACTCTTCTGGAGCAGGTGGACCACTGGCAGAGCTTCCTGGCTCTAGTCAACATGATCATGTTTTGCACAGGCATCCCTGGCCACTATCCGGTCAATGAGACCACCAGCTCCCTCACACTCACCTTCTGGTATACACTACAA GATGAAATCATATCATTTGAGTCAGACAAGCAAGCGGTGTACCTCCAAGTCTACAGGCCGGTGTATTTCCAGCTGGTGGACGTCCTGCTCCACAAAGCACAGTTCCCCTCGGACCAAGAGTACGCGTCCTGGTCCTCAGATGAGAAAGAGCAGTTCCGCATCTACAG GGTGGATATCTCAGACACGCTAATGTACGTGTACGAGATGCTGGGTGCCGAGCTGCTGAGTAATCTGTATGACAAACTGGGACGACTGTTGACTAACACAGAACAGCCCGCTTCGTGGCAG CACACAGAAGCATTGCTGTATGGCTTCCAGTCCATAGCAGAGACGATAGACGTCAATTACTCTGACGTCATTCCGGGCCTCATAGGTATCATCCCCAGAATCAACATCAACAACGTTCAGCTAGCGGACACCGTGATGTTTACTATCG GTGCTTTGGCTGAGTGGTTGGCAGACCACCCGGTGATGCTCAGCAGCGTTCTGCCCCTTGTGCTGCAAGCTCTTGGTAACCCGGACCTTTCTATTTCCTCTGTGTCGACGCTGAAGAAGATCTGCAGGGAATGCAAATGTGACCTTCCACCTTACGCAACCAACATAGTTGCTGTGTCTCAG gaggTTCTCATAAAGCAGATCCACAAG ACGAGTCAGTGCATGTGGCTGATGCAGGCGCTTGGCTTCCTGCTCTCGGCGCTGCCTGTGGAGGACATCCTGAGGAACCTTCACTCTCTCATCACCCCTTACATTCAGCAATTGGAGAAATTAGCAGATGAGACG CCTAATCCGTCCAATAagttagctatcatccacatctTGGGGCTCCTTTCCAATTTGTTCACCACGTTGGACATCAGCAAGCAGGATGATGAATCAGCGGATGGCTCAGCTGTTCCTGTCAAAACAGCCCCTCCTCCACCTGGACCCAACCCA GTTGTGGTGGTTTTGCAGCAAGTGTTTGCCCTCATACAGAATGTCCTCAGCAAGTGGCTGAATGACTCACAGGTCGTCGAG GCTGTGTGCGCCATCTTCGAGAAGTCCGTGAAGACACTGCTGCACGATTTTGCGCCCATGGTGTCTCAGCTCAGCGAGATGCTCGGACAGATGTACAGTACGATTCCTCAAGCCTCCGCCCTCGACCTCACGAGACAG ATGGTGCATATTTTTGCTAGCCAAACGGACCACTTCCCGCCCATCAAGTCTCTGTTTGAGCTCGTTACCTCGGTAACGTTGTCCATCTTCCAGCAAG TGTCCCATCGTGACAGGTGA